The proteins below come from a single Rosa rugosa chromosome 2, drRosRugo1.1, whole genome shotgun sequence genomic window:
- the LOC133733736 gene encoding E3 ubiquitin-protein ligase listerin isoform X1 — MGKQKGDGARSKARPSSSSLAASLLPSGSTAAVGFGGYVGGSRLDAPHSGDDSRPFLEVDSDLALHLKRLARKDPTTKLKALASLSTLLKEKSTKDIVAAIPQWGFEYKRLVVDYNRDVRRATHDTMTILVTAVGRDLAPQLKSLMGPWWFSQFDPVSEVSQAAKRSFQAVFSAPEKRLDALILCTAEVFIYLEENLRLTLQNMSDKGTALDELQEMHQQVISSSLLALATLLDVLVCLQLERPGTENIAAQPKHALKARETAISCADKLFTAHKYFLDFLKSPSPAIRSATYSVLSSFIKNVPQAFNEGNMKTLAAALLGGFQEKDPACHSSMWDAILLFSNKFPESWTSVNVQKTVLNRFWDFLRNRCFGSQQVSYPSLVLFLHTMPSKAVVAETFFLEFFKNLWAGRNPSHSLNADRVAFFQALQECFLWALHNASRYCNGVDSISDFRATLVKNVLVKLLWQDYIFSSSSRKEEKTSPGLSVDSCESDLASNKKKVETLNITYPMSYFRELANCIVGVLSGIDLLEHDLLSAFAAEFQENCQSFFQHASNLERESEFAERVIQFISLLGEHAMQNGRGWPLASLVGPMLANSFALMRSHDSPSCVKILAVAVSVFGPHKIVHELRIHNTSPHSYSPDEGDKALEEDRFLQMFNGTFVPWCLSGNSYSLSARLDLLLALLDDEYFSEQWDSVIRYATNLEHSGSAPCSLDSDRITILAMLLQKVRNGITNTKVGVSISTKMGNPDHWHHELLESTAVAVARSSPPLGASNSQLLCTVVGGSTKTNQISLVSRNTLILIFEEVFKKLLSFIMASSFTWVRDAGSLLTAGANTIGREFENSVSVFEMAQFALEVLDGGLYSLKTLGEESGLSSVILAAIFLIDWEFLVLLTTIDDASDDKSREKLKARLGFGESFHAFRCKISNQFWKTLSLHNRKALGKNLIQCMRSAIFNEEELDTEKFTSLCCLWMLEILDCLSQDPYEEQNLLDQLLCQGDRWPLWIVPDFIRPEGIVAKDFSIQDFGHRKFISFIDKMISEIGIDRVVGGYARYTLPPSVEATNEKPTRSWLAAEILCSWKWPGGSAVASFLPSLSAYAKSKNFSSQESLLDFIFNILLDGTLVQRGCATQNFVYLCPTSSDEVEDIEEPFLRALVAFLLTLFNDKIWGTEKAMELFALLVNKLYVGEATNANCLRILPLIVNVLIQPLSQRSIRCNDSSGDAQHDSSGENHVQDVIEGWLKKALSFPPLITWWQTGEDMEDWMQLVISCYPISAVEDIQTPKLERKISSVERKLLLELFRKQRHGVGTPAVINQLPVVQMLLSKLMVVSVGYCWKEFDEEDWEFVLSQIRRWLQSIVVMMEEIAENVNDTITSSFTSDNLDDVVDNLGKIVFVSDPFPIDIAKNALLSFSLSCGPFGRRQAEDADNLNPVRTERWDPIKNRILEGILRLLFCTGIAEAIASSCCHEAAFIVSALRFEHSYFWELVASNVVNSSTDAIDRAVKSVEFWGLSKGPISSLYAILFSAKTVPLLQFAAYFILSTELVLRLAIVEEDKSYLDGVSNNEEVSSSLDMSTETDIHLRAEISCMIEKLPSNVLEMDLVADQRVHVFLAWSLLLSHLGSLPSSSPARERLVQYVQDSANPVILDCLFQHIPLELWILKKKDEELPAGIAEAAAAATRSIRTGSLLFSVQSLWPVEPLKMASLAGAMFGLMLHILPAYVRQWSNDLRDRSTLSGIESFTRAWCSPHLIAGELSQIKKDEIADENFTIAVSKSANEVVATYTKDETAMNLVIRLPSSYPLRPVDVDCTRSLGISEAKQRKWSMSMTSFVRNQNGALAEAIRIWKRNFDKEFEGVEECPICYSVIHTVNHALPRLACKTCKHKFHSACLYKWFSTSHKSTCPLCQSPF; from the exons ATGGGGAAGCAGAAGGGAGACGGAGCTAGGAGCAAGGCCCGCCCTTCAAGTAGCAG TTTGGCGGCGTCGCTGTTGCCGTCGGGTTCTACTGCGGCGGTGGGCTTCGGTGGCTACGTCGGAGGCTCTCGCCTCGATGCTCCTCATTCCGGCGATGATTCAAGGCCCTTTTTG GAAGTAGATAGTGATTTGGCTCTACATTTGAAGAGGCTtgcaaggaaagatcccacCACCAAG CTTAAAGCTTTGGCATCTCTATCCACACTGTTGAAGGAAAAGTCCACGAAGGACATAGTAGCGGCCATTCCACAATGG GGATTTGAATACAAAAGGCTTGTGGTGGACTACAATAGGGATGTGCGGCGAGCAACTCATGACACAATGACCATTCTTGTCACCGCCGTTGG GAGAGATTTAGCGCCACAGCTGAAATCTTTGATGGGACCATGGTGGTTTTCTCAATTTGACCCAGTCTCTGAAGTTTCTCAAGCTGCAAAGCGATCATTTCAG GCAGTCTTTTCAGCTCCAGAAAAGAGACTAGATGCTTTAATTTTATGCACGGCAgaggtttttatttatttggaaGAAAATCTGAGGCTTACACTGCAAAATATGTCCGATAAAGGAACTGCTCTGGATGAATTGCAAGAGATGCATCAGCAG GTGATATCTTCATCATTGCTGGCATTGGCCACACTTCTTGATGTCTTGGTTTGCTTACAACTAGAAAGACCAGGCACCGAAAACATAGCTGCTCAACCAAAACATGCTTTGAAGGCTAGGGAAACTGCTATTTCTTGTGCCGACAAGTTGTTCACTGCTCATAAATATTTCTTAGACTTCTTGAAATCCCCAAGTCCTGCTATCCGTTCAGCCACATATTCTGTATTGAGTAGTTTTATAAAAAACGTCCCTCAAGCCTTTAATGAAGGAAATATGAAAACTCTTGCTGCTGCACTATTAGGTGGATTTCAGGAGAAGGATCCTGCTTGTCATTCATCAATGTGGGATGCAATTTTACTGTTTTCTAATAAATTTCCCGAAAGTTGGACTTCTGTCAATGTACAGAAAACTGTACTGAATCGGTTTTGGGATTTCCTTAGAAATAGGTGCTTTGGATCTCAACAGGTTTCTTATCCATCTTTGGTTCTATTCTTACACACCATGCCATCTAAAGCAGTCGTTGCAGAAACATTTTTTCTTGAATTCTTCAAGAACCTCTGGGCAGGAAGGAATCCATCGCATTCCTTAAATGCAGATAGAGTGGCATTTTTTCAAGCGTTACAAGAATGCTTTCTTTGGGCATTGCACAATGCCTCAAG ATATTGCAATGGAGTGGATTCCATCAGTGATTTTCGAGCAACTCTTGTTAAAAATGTTCTGGTAAAGCTTTTGTGGCAAGACTACATTTTCTCTAGTAGCTCAAGAAAGGAGGAGAAAACATCCCCCGGATTATCAGTAGATTCATGTGAAAGTGATTTAGCTTCCAACAAGAAGAAAGTTGAAACATTGAATATCACGTACCCAATGAGCTACTTTAGAGAGTTGGCAAATTGCATTGTTGGGGTTCTTTCAGGCATTGATTTGCTGGAGCATGATTTGCTCTCAGCTTTTGCTGCAGAATTTCAGGAGAATTGTCAGAGTTTCTTTCAGCATGCTAGTAACTTGGAAAGAGAAAGTGAGTTTGCGGAGCGAGTTATACAGTTTATATCATTACTTGGAGAACATGCAATGCAGAATGGTCGAGGTTGGCCTTTGGCTTCTCTAGTTGGACCAATGTTGGCTAATTCCTTTGCATTGATGAGATCACAT GATTCACCAAGTTGTGTGAAGATTCTAGCAGTGGCTGTTTCTGTATTTGGACCTCACAAGATAGTCCACGAACTTCGTATTCACAATACGTCTCCACATAGTTATTCTCCTGATGAGGGTGATAAAGCATTAGAGGAAGATAGATTCCTGCAAATGTTCAATGGAACTTTTGTTCCATGGTGTCTTAGTGGGAATAGTTACTCTTTAAGTGCTCGTCTTGACCTGTTACTCGCATTGCTTGATGATGAATATTTCTCTGAGCAGTGGGATAGTGTTATCAGATATGCCACTAACCTGGAGCATTCTGGATCTGCACCCTGCTCTTTAGATTCTGACCGGATAACTATCTTAGCAATGCTTTTACAGAAAGTAAGAAACGGAATCACAAACACAAAGGTAGGAGTTTCCATCAGCACAAAAATGGGCAACCCAGATCATTGGCATCATGAGCTTCTAGAATCAACTGCTGTTGCTGTTGCTCGATCCTCTCCTCCTCTCGGCGCTTCTAATTCTCAATTATTGTG TACTGTTGTTGGTGGTTCAACAAAGACCAATCAAATTTCTCTGGTGTCAAGAAATACATTGATCCTGATATTTGAAGAGGTTTTCAAGAAGTTACTTTCTTTTATTATGGCATCCTCTTTTACTTGGGTTAGGGATGCAGGTTCTCTATTGACTGCCGGGGCAAACACTATTGGGCGAGAATTTGAAAATTCTGTGAGCGTGTTTGAGATGGCTCAATTTGCTCTTGAAGTACTTGATGGCGGCTTATATTCATTAAAGACACTTGGTGAAGAAAGTGGGTTGAGTTCAGTTATTTTAGCTGCAATTTTTCTGATTGACTGGGAGTTTCTGGTATTACTGACAACGATAGATGATGCATCTGATGATAAATCAAGGGAAAAATTGAAGGCCAGGCTGGGATTTGGTGAATCTTTTCATGCATTTAGATGTAAGATAAGTAATCAATTCTGGAAAACACTCAGCTTACACAATCGAAAGGCACTTGGAAAAAATTTGATTCAGTGTATGAGATCCGCCATCTTCAATGAAGAGGAATTAGACACAGAGAAGTTCACATCTCTGTGCTGCTTGTGGATGCTTGAAATTCTGGACTGTCTCTCTCAGGATCCCTATGAGGAACAAAATCTGCTGGACCAACTTCTCTGCCAAGGTGATAGATGGCCTTTGTGGATAGTTCCGGATTTTATCAGGCCAGAGGGAATAGTTGCCAAGGACTTCTCTATCCAA GACTTTGGCCACCGCAAGTTTATTTCATTTATTGACAAGATGATATCAGAAATTGGGATTGATAGAGTTGTTGGGGGTTATGCTAGATATACTCTCCCTCCCTCTGTGGAAGCAACAAATGAAAAGCCGACTCGATCCTGGCTTGCTGCTGAAATATTATGCTCGTGGAAATGGCCAGGAGGAAGTGCTGTAGCTTCATTCTTACCTTCATTGAGTGCCTATGCGAAGAGTAAAAATTTCTCTTCCCAGGAGAGCTTGCTAGATTTTATTTTCAACATTCTACTTGATGGCACACTTGTTCAGAGAGGATGTGCTACACAGAATTTTGTCTATCTGTGTCCTACTTCAAGTGATGAAGTGGAGGATATTGAAGAACCATTCTTAAGAGCTCTTGTAGCTTTTCTTTTAACTTTGTTTAATGATAAAATATGGGGTACCGAGAAAGCTATGGAGCTGTTTGCATTGCTTGTAAATAAACTTTATGTTGGAGAAGCAACAAATGCAAACTGTTTGAGGATTCTTCCTCTGATTGTTAATGTTCTTATTCAACCATTAAGTCAAAGAAGCATCAGATGTAACGACTCTAGTGGAGACGCTCAACATGATTCTTCTGGGGAAAATCATGTGCAAGATGTTATTGAAGGCTGGCTAAAAAAAGCTCTATCATTTCCGCCTTTGATCACGTGGTGGCAAACAGGAGAAG ATATGGAAGATTGGATGCAGCTGGTTATTTCTTGTTATCCCATTAGTGCAGTAGAGGACATACAAACACCGAAGCTGGAGAGAAAGATCAGCTCGGTAGAGAGAAAGCTCCTACTTGAATTATTCCGGAAGCAGAGACATGGTGTTGGCACACCAGCTGTAATTAATCAGCTTCCAGTTGTGCAGATGTTGCTATCAAAGCTTATGGTCGTTTCAGTTGGTTATTGTTGGAAAGAATTTGATGAAGAAGATTGGGAGTTTGTGTTATCTCAGATAAGACGCTGGCTGCAGTCCATTGTTGTAATGATGgaggaaattgctgaaaatGTCAATGACACTATCACTAGCAGCTTTACTTCTGATAACTTGGATGATGTCGTTGATAACCTTGGCAAAATTGTTTTCGTTTCAGATCCCTTTCCTATAGACATTGCCAAAAATGCCCTTTTATCATTTTCTCTGTCCTGTGGACCTTTCGGTCGCCGACAAGCAGAAGATGCAGATAACTTAAATCCCGTGAGAACAGAAAGATGGGACCCCATCAAAAATAGAATTTTAGAAGGCATCCTTCGATTGTTGTTCTGCACGGGTATTGCTGAGGCCATTGCAAGCTCCTGTTGTCACGAGGCTGCATTTATTGTATCAGCGTTGCGATTTGAACATTCCTATTTCTGGGAATTGGTGGCCTCAAATGTGGTCAACTCATCAACAGATGCCATAGATAGAGCAGTGAAGTCAGTTGAATTCTGGGGGCTGAGCAAAGGACCCATTAGCTCTTTGTATGCAATCCTTTTTTCTGCCAAAACAGTTCCTCTGTTGCAGTTCGCTGCTTACTTTATTCTTTCAACTGAACTTGTTTTACGCCTGGCTATTGTTGAAGAAGACAAAAGTTACTTGGATGGCGTTAGTAACAATGAAGAGGTTTCATCCTCTCTTGACATGTCGACAGAAACAGATATTCATTTGAGAGCTGAAATATCTTGCATGATTGAAAAGTTACCTAGTAATGTTCTCGAGATGGATTTAGTGGCAGATCAAAGG GTACATGTTTTTCTTGCGTGGTCCTTGTTGTTATCTCATTTAGGGTCATTGCCATCATCATCGCCTGCAAGGGAGAGACTAGTCCAGTACGTACAAGATTCTGCTAATCCAGTAATATTAGATTGCCTCTTCCAGCATATTCCTCTAGAACTGTGGATTCTTAAGAAGAAAGACGAAGAGCTTCCTGCTGGCATAGCAGAAGCTGCAGCTGCAGCAACACGTTCCATTAGAACTGGTTCCTTATTGTTTTCTGTACAGTCTCTCTGGCCTGTTGAACCACTGAAAATGGCTTCGCTTGCTGGAGCAATGTTTGGTCTGATGCTCCACATTCTTCCCGCCTATGTAAGACAGTGGTCCAATGATTTACGTGACCGCTCTACATTATCAGGAATTGAATCGTTCACAAGAGCATGGTGCAGCCCACATCTCATCGCTGGCGAATTAAGTCAG ATTAAAAAGGATGAAATTGCTGACGAGAATTTTACCATTGCTGTAAGCAAATCAGCAAATGAGGTTGTTGCTACTTATACAAAGGATGAGACTGCAATGAATCTAGTAATCCGTCTTCCTTCATCTTACCCATTACGGCCTGTTGATGTTGATTGTACAAGGAGTCTAGGTATTAGTGAAGCGAAGCAGAGGAAATGGTCAATGTCTATGACATCATTCGTACGGAATcag AATGGAGCTTTAGCAGAAGCTATCCGGATATGGAAGCGCAACTTTGATAAGGAGTTTGAAGGTGTCGAGGAGTGTCCTATTTGTTACAGTGTCATCCATACCGTCAACCACGCCCTTCCACGTCTAGCGTGCAAGACCTGCAAGCACAAGTTCCATTCGGCCTGCCTCTATAAGTGGTTCTCAACTTCTCACAAATCAACTTGCCCATTGTGCCAGTCTCCATTTTGA
- the LOC133733736 gene encoding E3 ubiquitin-protein ligase listerin isoform X2 yields MTILVTAVGRDLAPQLKSLMGPWWFSQFDPVSEVSQAAKRSFQAVFSAPEKRLDALILCTAEVFIYLEENLRLTLQNMSDKGTALDELQEMHQQVISSSLLALATLLDVLVCLQLERPGTENIAAQPKHALKARETAISCADKLFTAHKYFLDFLKSPSPAIRSATYSVLSSFIKNVPQAFNEGNMKTLAAALLGGFQEKDPACHSSMWDAILLFSNKFPESWTSVNVQKTVLNRFWDFLRNRCFGSQQVSYPSLVLFLHTMPSKAVVAETFFLEFFKNLWAGRNPSHSLNADRVAFFQALQECFLWALHNASRYCNGVDSISDFRATLVKNVLVKLLWQDYIFSSSSRKEEKTSPGLSVDSCESDLASNKKKVETLNITYPMSYFRELANCIVGVLSGIDLLEHDLLSAFAAEFQENCQSFFQHASNLERESEFAERVIQFISLLGEHAMQNGRGWPLASLVGPMLANSFALMRSHDSPSCVKILAVAVSVFGPHKIVHELRIHNTSPHSYSPDEGDKALEEDRFLQMFNGTFVPWCLSGNSYSLSARLDLLLALLDDEYFSEQWDSVIRYATNLEHSGSAPCSLDSDRITILAMLLQKVRNGITNTKVGVSISTKMGNPDHWHHELLESTAVAVARSSPPLGASNSQLLCTVVGGSTKTNQISLVSRNTLILIFEEVFKKLLSFIMASSFTWVRDAGSLLTAGANTIGREFENSVSVFEMAQFALEVLDGGLYSLKTLGEESGLSSVILAAIFLIDWEFLVLLTTIDDASDDKSREKLKARLGFGESFHAFRCKISNQFWKTLSLHNRKALGKNLIQCMRSAIFNEEELDTEKFTSLCCLWMLEILDCLSQDPYEEQNLLDQLLCQGDRWPLWIVPDFIRPEGIVAKDFSIQDFGHRKFISFIDKMISEIGIDRVVGGYARYTLPPSVEATNEKPTRSWLAAEILCSWKWPGGSAVASFLPSLSAYAKSKNFSSQESLLDFIFNILLDGTLVQRGCATQNFVYLCPTSSDEVEDIEEPFLRALVAFLLTLFNDKIWGTEKAMELFALLVNKLYVGEATNANCLRILPLIVNVLIQPLSQRSIRCNDSSGDAQHDSSGENHVQDVIEGWLKKALSFPPLITWWQTGEDMEDWMQLVISCYPISAVEDIQTPKLERKISSVERKLLLELFRKQRHGVGTPAVINQLPVVQMLLSKLMVVSVGYCWKEFDEEDWEFVLSQIRRWLQSIVVMMEEIAENVNDTITSSFTSDNLDDVVDNLGKIVFVSDPFPIDIAKNALLSFSLSCGPFGRRQAEDADNLNPVRTERWDPIKNRILEGILRLLFCTGIAEAIASSCCHEAAFIVSALRFEHSYFWELVASNVVNSSTDAIDRAVKSVEFWGLSKGPISSLYAILFSAKTVPLLQFAAYFILSTELVLRLAIVEEDKSYLDGVSNNEEVSSSLDMSTETDIHLRAEISCMIEKLPSNVLEMDLVADQRVHVFLAWSLLLSHLGSLPSSSPARERLVQYVQDSANPVILDCLFQHIPLELWILKKKDEELPAGIAEAAAAATRSIRTGSLLFSVQSLWPVEPLKMASLAGAMFGLMLHILPAYVRQWSNDLRDRSTLSGIESFTRAWCSPHLIAGELSQIKKDEIADENFTIAVSKSANEVVATYTKDETAMNLVIRLPSSYPLRPVDVDCTRSLGISEAKQRKWSMSMTSFVRNQNGALAEAIRIWKRNFDKEFEGVEECPICYSVIHTVNHALPRLACKTCKHKFHSACLYKWFSTSHKSTCPLCQSPF; encoded by the exons ATGACCATTCTTGTCACCGCCGTTGG GAGAGATTTAGCGCCACAGCTGAAATCTTTGATGGGACCATGGTGGTTTTCTCAATTTGACCCAGTCTCTGAAGTTTCTCAAGCTGCAAAGCGATCATTTCAG GCAGTCTTTTCAGCTCCAGAAAAGAGACTAGATGCTTTAATTTTATGCACGGCAgaggtttttatttatttggaaGAAAATCTGAGGCTTACACTGCAAAATATGTCCGATAAAGGAACTGCTCTGGATGAATTGCAAGAGATGCATCAGCAG GTGATATCTTCATCATTGCTGGCATTGGCCACACTTCTTGATGTCTTGGTTTGCTTACAACTAGAAAGACCAGGCACCGAAAACATAGCTGCTCAACCAAAACATGCTTTGAAGGCTAGGGAAACTGCTATTTCTTGTGCCGACAAGTTGTTCACTGCTCATAAATATTTCTTAGACTTCTTGAAATCCCCAAGTCCTGCTATCCGTTCAGCCACATATTCTGTATTGAGTAGTTTTATAAAAAACGTCCCTCAAGCCTTTAATGAAGGAAATATGAAAACTCTTGCTGCTGCACTATTAGGTGGATTTCAGGAGAAGGATCCTGCTTGTCATTCATCAATGTGGGATGCAATTTTACTGTTTTCTAATAAATTTCCCGAAAGTTGGACTTCTGTCAATGTACAGAAAACTGTACTGAATCGGTTTTGGGATTTCCTTAGAAATAGGTGCTTTGGATCTCAACAGGTTTCTTATCCATCTTTGGTTCTATTCTTACACACCATGCCATCTAAAGCAGTCGTTGCAGAAACATTTTTTCTTGAATTCTTCAAGAACCTCTGGGCAGGAAGGAATCCATCGCATTCCTTAAATGCAGATAGAGTGGCATTTTTTCAAGCGTTACAAGAATGCTTTCTTTGGGCATTGCACAATGCCTCAAG ATATTGCAATGGAGTGGATTCCATCAGTGATTTTCGAGCAACTCTTGTTAAAAATGTTCTGGTAAAGCTTTTGTGGCAAGACTACATTTTCTCTAGTAGCTCAAGAAAGGAGGAGAAAACATCCCCCGGATTATCAGTAGATTCATGTGAAAGTGATTTAGCTTCCAACAAGAAGAAAGTTGAAACATTGAATATCACGTACCCAATGAGCTACTTTAGAGAGTTGGCAAATTGCATTGTTGGGGTTCTTTCAGGCATTGATTTGCTGGAGCATGATTTGCTCTCAGCTTTTGCTGCAGAATTTCAGGAGAATTGTCAGAGTTTCTTTCAGCATGCTAGTAACTTGGAAAGAGAAAGTGAGTTTGCGGAGCGAGTTATACAGTTTATATCATTACTTGGAGAACATGCAATGCAGAATGGTCGAGGTTGGCCTTTGGCTTCTCTAGTTGGACCAATGTTGGCTAATTCCTTTGCATTGATGAGATCACAT GATTCACCAAGTTGTGTGAAGATTCTAGCAGTGGCTGTTTCTGTATTTGGACCTCACAAGATAGTCCACGAACTTCGTATTCACAATACGTCTCCACATAGTTATTCTCCTGATGAGGGTGATAAAGCATTAGAGGAAGATAGATTCCTGCAAATGTTCAATGGAACTTTTGTTCCATGGTGTCTTAGTGGGAATAGTTACTCTTTAAGTGCTCGTCTTGACCTGTTACTCGCATTGCTTGATGATGAATATTTCTCTGAGCAGTGGGATAGTGTTATCAGATATGCCACTAACCTGGAGCATTCTGGATCTGCACCCTGCTCTTTAGATTCTGACCGGATAACTATCTTAGCAATGCTTTTACAGAAAGTAAGAAACGGAATCACAAACACAAAGGTAGGAGTTTCCATCAGCACAAAAATGGGCAACCCAGATCATTGGCATCATGAGCTTCTAGAATCAACTGCTGTTGCTGTTGCTCGATCCTCTCCTCCTCTCGGCGCTTCTAATTCTCAATTATTGTG TACTGTTGTTGGTGGTTCAACAAAGACCAATCAAATTTCTCTGGTGTCAAGAAATACATTGATCCTGATATTTGAAGAGGTTTTCAAGAAGTTACTTTCTTTTATTATGGCATCCTCTTTTACTTGGGTTAGGGATGCAGGTTCTCTATTGACTGCCGGGGCAAACACTATTGGGCGAGAATTTGAAAATTCTGTGAGCGTGTTTGAGATGGCTCAATTTGCTCTTGAAGTACTTGATGGCGGCTTATATTCATTAAAGACACTTGGTGAAGAAAGTGGGTTGAGTTCAGTTATTTTAGCTGCAATTTTTCTGATTGACTGGGAGTTTCTGGTATTACTGACAACGATAGATGATGCATCTGATGATAAATCAAGGGAAAAATTGAAGGCCAGGCTGGGATTTGGTGAATCTTTTCATGCATTTAGATGTAAGATAAGTAATCAATTCTGGAAAACACTCAGCTTACACAATCGAAAGGCACTTGGAAAAAATTTGATTCAGTGTATGAGATCCGCCATCTTCAATGAAGAGGAATTAGACACAGAGAAGTTCACATCTCTGTGCTGCTTGTGGATGCTTGAAATTCTGGACTGTCTCTCTCAGGATCCCTATGAGGAACAAAATCTGCTGGACCAACTTCTCTGCCAAGGTGATAGATGGCCTTTGTGGATAGTTCCGGATTTTATCAGGCCAGAGGGAATAGTTGCCAAGGACTTCTCTATCCAA GACTTTGGCCACCGCAAGTTTATTTCATTTATTGACAAGATGATATCAGAAATTGGGATTGATAGAGTTGTTGGGGGTTATGCTAGATATACTCTCCCTCCCTCTGTGGAAGCAACAAATGAAAAGCCGACTCGATCCTGGCTTGCTGCTGAAATATTATGCTCGTGGAAATGGCCAGGAGGAAGTGCTGTAGCTTCATTCTTACCTTCATTGAGTGCCTATGCGAAGAGTAAAAATTTCTCTTCCCAGGAGAGCTTGCTAGATTTTATTTTCAACATTCTACTTGATGGCACACTTGTTCAGAGAGGATGTGCTACACAGAATTTTGTCTATCTGTGTCCTACTTCAAGTGATGAAGTGGAGGATATTGAAGAACCATTCTTAAGAGCTCTTGTAGCTTTTCTTTTAACTTTGTTTAATGATAAAATATGGGGTACCGAGAAAGCTATGGAGCTGTTTGCATTGCTTGTAAATAAACTTTATGTTGGAGAAGCAACAAATGCAAACTGTTTGAGGATTCTTCCTCTGATTGTTAATGTTCTTATTCAACCATTAAGTCAAAGAAGCATCAGATGTAACGACTCTAGTGGAGACGCTCAACATGATTCTTCTGGGGAAAATCATGTGCAAGATGTTATTGAAGGCTGGCTAAAAAAAGCTCTATCATTTCCGCCTTTGATCACGTGGTGGCAAACAGGAGAAG ATATGGAAGATTGGATGCAGCTGGTTATTTCTTGTTATCCCATTAGTGCAGTAGAGGACATACAAACACCGAAGCTGGAGAGAAAGATCAGCTCGGTAGAGAGAAAGCTCCTACTTGAATTATTCCGGAAGCAGAGACATGGTGTTGGCACACCAGCTGTAATTAATCAGCTTCCAGTTGTGCAGATGTTGCTATCAAAGCTTATGGTCGTTTCAGTTGGTTATTGTTGGAAAGAATTTGATGAAGAAGATTGGGAGTTTGTGTTATCTCAGATAAGACGCTGGCTGCAGTCCATTGTTGTAATGATGgaggaaattgctgaaaatGTCAATGACACTATCACTAGCAGCTTTACTTCTGATAACTTGGATGATGTCGTTGATAACCTTGGCAAAATTGTTTTCGTTTCAGATCCCTTTCCTATAGACATTGCCAAAAATGCCCTTTTATCATTTTCTCTGTCCTGTGGACCTTTCGGTCGCCGACAAGCAGAAGATGCAGATAACTTAAATCCCGTGAGAACAGAAAGATGGGACCCCATCAAAAATAGAATTTTAGAAGGCATCCTTCGATTGTTGTTCTGCACGGGTATTGCTGAGGCCATTGCAAGCTCCTGTTGTCACGAGGCTGCATTTATTGTATCAGCGTTGCGATTTGAACATTCCTATTTCTGGGAATTGGTGGCCTCAAATGTGGTCAACTCATCAACAGATGCCATAGATAGAGCAGTGAAGTCAGTTGAATTCTGGGGGCTGAGCAAAGGACCCATTAGCTCTTTGTATGCAATCCTTTTTTCTGCCAAAACAGTTCCTCTGTTGCAGTTCGCTGCTTACTTTATTCTTTCAACTGAACTTGTTTTACGCCTGGCTATTGTTGAAGAAGACAAAAGTTACTTGGATGGCGTTAGTAACAATGAAGAGGTTTCATCCTCTCTTGACATGTCGACAGAAACAGATATTCATTTGAGAGCTGAAATATCTTGCATGATTGAAAAGTTACCTAGTAATGTTCTCGAGATGGATTTAGTGGCAGATCAAAGG GTACATGTTTTTCTTGCGTGGTCCTTGTTGTTATCTCATTTAGGGTCATTGCCATCATCATCGCCTGCAAGGGAGAGACTAGTCCAGTACGTACAAGATTCTGCTAATCCAGTAATATTAGATTGCCTCTTCCAGCATATTCCTCTAGAACTGTGGATTCTTAAGAAGAAAGACGAAGAGCTTCCTGCTGGCATAGCAGAAGCTGCAGCTGCAGCAACACGTTCCATTAGAACTGGTTCCTTATTGTTTTCTGTACAGTCTCTCTGGCCTGTTGAACCACTGAAAATGGCTTCGCTTGCTGGAGCAATGTTTGGTCTGATGCTCCACATTCTTCCCGCCTATGTAAGACAGTGGTCCAATGATTTACGTGACCGCTCTACATTATCAGGAATTGAATCGTTCACAAGAGCATGGTGCAGCCCACATCTCATCGCTGGCGAATTAAGTCAG ATTAAAAAGGATGAAATTGCTGACGAGAATTTTACCATTGCTGTAAGCAAATCAGCAAATGAGGTTGTTGCTACTTATACAAAGGATGAGACTGCAATGAATCTAGTAATCCGTCTTCCTTCATCTTACCCATTACGGCCTGTTGATGTTGATTGTACAAGGAGTCTAGGTATTAGTGAAGCGAAGCAGAGGAAATGGTCAATGTCTATGACATCATTCGTACGGAATcag AATGGAGCTTTAGCAGAAGCTATCCGGATATGGAAGCGCAACTTTGATAAGGAGTTTGAAGGTGTCGAGGAGTGTCCTATTTGTTACAGTGTCATCCATACCGTCAACCACGCCCTTCCACGTCTAGCGTGCAAGACCTGCAAGCACAAGTTCCATTCGGCCTGCCTCTATAAGTGGTTCTCAACTTCTCACAAATCAACTTGCCCATTGTGCCAGTCTCCATTTTGA